Proteins encoded in a region of the Streptomyces sp. NBC_00513 genome:
- a CDS encoding MASE1 domain-containing protein, with translation MHTERWQRRGLPYLLLSILAVALAYYLGGRIGLLQRVVLAGAQVTPLWLPTGIAVAALLWLGPRIWPGIALGTFCVMQTLGPFEPVGLAIVAGNTLAPLCAYAMLRRVGFRTEMDRLRDGLALVFLGGLLPMLISATIGAGVLALSGSLPASGFWPVWWSWWAGDAMGVLVVTPLLLVLPRFRLTSDLYRVAEGAALAVTAVAATLLVTHSSLSLLFLVFPLLIWAAVRFQLPGAAPCSLLISVVAIAAATDRAGPFEDHSLFEIMANLMALNGSAALTALLLSAMVTEQQNIRRKIEQACVELAELVARLSPP, from the coding sequence GTGCACACCGAGCGATGGCAACGCCGAGGCCTCCCGTACCTGCTGCTGTCGATCCTCGCCGTCGCCCTCGCCTATTACCTGGGCGGACGCATCGGCCTGCTCCAGCGCGTGGTCCTCGCGGGCGCCCAGGTCACGCCCCTGTGGCTGCCCACCGGGATCGCGGTCGCGGCGCTGCTGTGGCTGGGGCCCCGGATCTGGCCGGGGATCGCGCTGGGCACGTTCTGCGTCATGCAGACCCTGGGCCCGTTCGAGCCGGTCGGCCTCGCCATCGTCGCGGGGAACACCCTCGCGCCGCTGTGCGCGTACGCGATGCTCCGCCGGGTCGGCTTCCGGACCGAGATGGACCGGTTGCGGGACGGCCTGGCGCTGGTCTTCCTCGGCGGGCTGCTGCCGATGCTGATCAGTGCCACGATCGGCGCCGGAGTGCTGGCGCTGAGCGGCAGCCTGCCGGCGAGCGGGTTCTGGCCGGTCTGGTGGTCCTGGTGGGCCGGTGACGCGATGGGCGTGTTGGTCGTGACCCCGCTGCTGCTGGTCCTGCCCCGGTTCCGACTGACCTCGGACCTCTACCGGGTCGCCGAGGGGGCGGCACTGGCGGTCACGGCGGTGGCGGCCACCCTGCTGGTCACCCACAGCTCGCTCTCCCTGCTGTTCCTGGTGTTCCCGCTGCTGATCTGGGCCGCCGTCCGCTTCCAGCTGCCGGGAGCGGCGCCCTGCTCGCTGCTGATCTCCGTCGTGGCCATCGCGGCGGCCACCGACCGGGCGGGCCCCTTCGAGGACCACAGCCTCTTCGAGATCATGGCCAACCTGATGGCCCTCAACGGCTCGGCCGCCCTGACGGCCCTCCTCCTGTCGGCCATGGTCACCGAGCAGCAGAACATCCGCCGCAAGATCGAGCAGGCCTGCGTGGAGCTGGCCGAACTGGTCGCCCGCCTGTCCCCGCCCTGA
- a CDS encoding PP2C family protein-serine/threonine phosphatase, which produces MAPRRAPRQASADDLLATLGRLTAQAREGAELQRARVQLAEALQREMLPPSLPDAPGLRTAARYAPARQGLDIGGDWYDGFPLTDGSLGFSIGDVQGHDVEAAAFMGQIRIALRAVAAAAEDPGDVLSRANDLLISVNQELFATCTFLRFDPSTWEIDGARAGHVPAVWATVDGDCGTDEDEGGLPLGVLAGSAYPVTRRRLRRPGAYVLLTDGVVEGPSFPIETGLAEVVRVVRDGAGADPEELAAEVMKVADSTGHADDAAVLVLRHDAPPGAE; this is translated from the coding sequence ATGGCCCCGCGTCGTGCCCCTCGGCAGGCGAGCGCCGACGACCTCCTGGCCACCCTGGGTCGACTCACGGCCCAGGCCCGGGAAGGCGCCGAGCTCCAGCGGGCCCGGGTACAGCTGGCCGAGGCGCTGCAACGCGAGATGCTGCCGCCCTCGCTGCCCGACGCCCCCGGACTGCGGACCGCCGCCCGGTACGCGCCCGCCCGGCAGGGCCTGGACATCGGCGGCGACTGGTACGACGGCTTCCCGCTGACCGACGGCTCGCTCGGCTTCTCCATCGGCGACGTACAGGGCCACGACGTGGAAGCGGCGGCCTTCATGGGGCAGATCCGCATCGCCCTGCGCGCCGTCGCCGCGGCCGCCGAGGACCCCGGCGACGTGCTCAGCCGGGCCAATGACCTGCTGATCTCGGTCAACCAGGAGCTCTTCGCCACCTGCACCTTCCTGCGCTTCGACCCGAGCACCTGGGAGATCGACGGCGCCCGCGCCGGGCACGTCCCGGCGGTCTGGGCCACGGTCGACGGCGACTGCGGGACGGACGAGGACGAGGGCGGCCTCCCGCTGGGCGTCCTCGCCGGCTCCGCCTACCCCGTCACCCGACGGCGGCTGCGCCGGCCGGGCGCCTACGTACTGCTCACCGACGGGGTCGTCGAGGGGCCCTCGTTCCCCATCGAGACGGGCCTGGCGGAGGTGGTCCGGGTGGTCCGGGACGGGGCGGGCGCGGACCCCGAGGAGTTGGCCGCCGAGGTGATGAAAGTGGCCGACTCGACCGGCCACGCCGACGACGCGGCGGTCCTCGTCCTGCGCCACGACGCACCACCGGGGGCCGAGTAG
- a CDS encoding DsbA family protein, translated as MKIEFTLDIPCVWSYFAFARLTREAARVRAAGGTVDLVFRPYQLAPEATVEGEPKTEVLRRAFGADVAPAMARITALAAAEGLEFHHDGAVFSHTFEAHRLIAVAAAQGRAEAAVERLFRAHHTDGLNIADPAVLRRLAADAGVTWSDEGADAVRAALAAVRAEALPGIPYLRFPDGVTLTGNPSREALATALAPAAAAA; from the coding sequence ATGAAGATCGAATTCACCCTCGACATCCCCTGCGTCTGGTCCTACTTCGCCTTCGCCCGCCTCACCCGCGAGGCCGCCCGGGTCCGTGCCGCCGGCGGCACGGTCGACCTGGTCTTCCGCCCCTACCAGTTGGCGCCCGAGGCCACCGTCGAGGGCGAACCGAAGACGGAGGTGCTGCGGCGGGCGTTCGGCGCCGACGTCGCCCCCGCGATGGCCCGGATCACGGCACTGGCCGCCGCCGAGGGCCTGGAGTTCCACCACGACGGAGCCGTCTTCTCCCACACCTTCGAGGCACACCGCCTGATCGCGGTCGCCGCCGCGCAGGGCCGGGCCGAGGCCGCCGTCGAGCGGCTCTTCCGTGCCCACCACACCGACGGCCTGAACATCGCCGACCCCGCCGTCCTGCGCCGCCTCGCCGCCGACGCGGGCGTCACCTGGAGCGACGAGGGAGCCGACGCGGTCCGGGCGGCGCTGGCCGCGGTCCGCGCCGAGGCCCTGCCGGGCATCCCGTACCTGCGGTTCCCGGACGGGGTCACCCTCACGGGCAACCCGTCGCGGGAAGCCCTGGCGACCGCCCTCGCGCCGGCGGCCGCCGCCGCGTAG
- a CDS encoding AAA family ATPase, with the protein MLLGRGAERAVVEGLLAGARDGRSGVLVVRGEAGIGKTALLDGVLAEAGDDVRVLRGTGIEFESALPYAGLHLLLRSVHDRVDALPGAQAAALRTALGTGEAAPGGGDRFLVGLAVLTLLAELAEERPLFCLVDDAQWLDQASAEALVFAARRLHAERIALVFCVRDPHTPEFRPAGLDELRLRRLDGATAADLLALYAADLGHHERQDVLREAEGNPLALLELTTARREGHGSPYEGPRGRIEQSFATRIAALPESTGTLLLVAAAADEHDTGTVFEAAGRLGAGIADLAPAERHGLVRLDGTRLVFRHPLIRSAAYRAVPAAHRLAAHRALAEAGEGHRAAWHLAAAATAPDEEVAAALERGGEQVRARGGHAALAGVYERAAELSPDPAERGRRLGAAAQAALHAGQLDRACALAATARVAPGGAAANARLASIVAEIADERGDLARAHTLLVEAAPAVAAEDPVGSGRMLFLAVGSAWVGGDPEGVARATEAATVAGVPNLAEIRALARLSSPDAEVRTDALRFLRDSSARPAGELGDLREALRSACWPGFLGDHRAAFERASAVERECRAQGAIGVLPRALLEVCQAQLRLGLHRDALAGGTEGLRIAADTGQARTAAQLAGTLAGLAAARGDEAWFRELADTAGAVDLPDVRHRLASAGILLDLGLGRHEAAADRAAAAPAGAACTCCGRDGDEVEAALRAGRPRAAVAAWERLRDLSRQLDRPGIRAVEVRCEALLAEDAEELFRRALALHGEGDTDRFEEARTALLYGEWLRRVRRPVDSRGPLRAAREAFTRLGATPWERRAAGELRAAGEGRSEQPAAGSDLDRLTPQELQVVRLAATGLTNRDIGAQLFLSPRTVGYHLYNAYPKLGVASRMELTRLDLAV; encoded by the coding sequence ATGCTGCTGGGCCGGGGTGCGGAACGGGCCGTCGTCGAAGGGCTGCTGGCCGGGGCACGCGACGGCCGCAGCGGGGTGCTCGTGGTGCGGGGCGAGGCCGGCATCGGGAAGACGGCCCTGCTGGACGGTGTGCTCGCCGAGGCGGGCGACGACGTACGGGTGTTGCGCGGGACCGGGATCGAGTTCGAGAGCGCCCTGCCGTACGCGGGACTGCACCTGCTGCTGCGTTCCGTGCACGACCGGGTGGACGCGCTCCCGGGCGCGCAGGCCGCCGCGCTGCGGACGGCCCTGGGGACCGGGGAGGCCGCTCCGGGCGGCGGCGACCGGTTCCTGGTCGGGCTCGCGGTACTGACGCTGCTGGCCGAACTGGCCGAGGAGCGCCCGCTGTTCTGCCTGGTCGACGATGCCCAGTGGCTGGACCAGGCGTCCGCCGAGGCCCTGGTGTTCGCCGCCCGGAGGCTGCACGCCGAACGGATCGCCCTGGTGTTCTGCGTGCGGGACCCGCACACGCCCGAGTTCCGGCCGGCCGGGCTCGACGAGCTGCGGCTGCGGCGCCTCGACGGGGCGACCGCCGCCGACCTGTTGGCCCTGTACGCCGCCGACCTCGGGCACCACGAGCGGCAGGACGTCCTGCGGGAGGCCGAGGGGAACCCGCTCGCACTGCTGGAGCTGACCACGGCGCGGCGCGAGGGGCACGGGTCCCCGTACGAGGGTCCGCGCGGCCGGATCGAGCAGAGCTTCGCCACCCGCATCGCCGCGCTGCCCGAGTCGACCGGGACGCTGCTGCTGGTGGCGGCCGCGGCCGACGAGCACGACACCGGGACGGTCTTCGAGGCCGCCGGCCGGCTGGGCGCGGGAATCGCCGACCTGGCGCCCGCCGAGCGGCACGGTCTGGTGCGGCTCGACGGGACCCGGCTGGTCTTCCGGCACCCCCTGATCCGGTCGGCGGCGTACCGGGCCGTCCCCGCGGCCCACCGGCTCGCCGCGCACCGCGCCCTGGCGGAGGCCGGCGAGGGCCACCGGGCGGCCTGGCACCTGGCCGCGGCGGCGACGGCCCCCGACGAGGAGGTCGCCGCGGCCCTGGAGCGCGGCGGCGAGCAGGTCCGCGCGCGGGGCGGGCACGCCGCGCTGGCCGGGGTGTACGAGCGGGCCGCGGAACTGAGCCCGGACCCCGCCGAGCGCGGGCGCCGGCTCGGCGCGGCGGCCCAGGCGGCCCTGCACGCGGGCCAGTTGGACCGGGCGTGCGCGCTCGCGGCGACCGCCCGCGTCGCACCGGGCGGTGCGGCGGCGAACGCCCGGCTCGCGTCGATCGTCGCGGAGATCGCCGACGAGCGGGGCGACCTGGCGCGGGCGCACACCCTGCTGGTGGAGGCGGCGCCGGCGGTGGCCGCCGAGGACCCGGTGGGCTCGGGGCGGATGCTGTTCCTCGCCGTGGGCAGCGCGTGGGTCGGCGGGGACCCGGAGGGCGTGGCGCGGGCGACCGAGGCGGCGACGGTGGCCGGTGTGCCGAACCTGGCGGAGATCCGGGCGCTGGCCCGGCTGTCGTCGCCGGACGCGGAGGTCCGCACGGACGCGCTGCGGTTCCTGCGCGACTCCTCGGCCCGTCCCGCGGGGGAACTCGGCGACCTGCGGGAGGCGTTGCGTTCCGCGTGCTGGCCCGGGTTCCTGGGCGATCACCGGGCGGCCTTCGAGCGGGCCTCCGCCGTCGAGCGGGAGTGCCGGGCGCAGGGCGCGATCGGGGTGCTGCCGCGCGCCCTGCTGGAGGTGTGCCAGGCCCAACTGCGGCTCGGGCTGCACCGGGACGCGCTGGCCGGCGGTACGGAGGGGCTGCGGATCGCCGCCGACACGGGGCAGGCCCGGACGGCCGCGCAGCTCGCGGGAACGCTCGCCGGCCTGGCGGCGGCCCGGGGCGACGAGGCCTGGTTCCGGGAGCTGGCGGACACCGCCGGGGCCGTCGATCTGCCCGACGTACGCCACCGGTTGGCGTCGGCGGGCATCCTGCTCGATCTGGGGCTCGGCCGGCACGAGGCGGCCGCGGACCGGGCCGCCGCGGCGCCCGCCGGCGCGGCGTGCACGTGTTGCGGCCGGGACGGCGACGAGGTGGAGGCGGCCCTGCGGGCGGGTCGGCCGCGCGCGGCCGTGGCGGCGTGGGAGCGGCTGCGGGACCTGTCCCGGCAGCTGGACCGGCCCGGGATCCGCGCGGTGGAGGTACGGTGCGAGGCCCTGCTGGCCGAGGACGCCGAGGAGCTGTTCCGGCGTGCCCTGGCCCTGCACGGCGAAGGGGACACGGACCGCTTCGAGGAGGCCCGGACGGCTCTGCTGTACGGGGAGTGGCTGCGCCGGGTGCGGCGCCCGGTCGACTCCCGGGGGCCGCTGCGGGCGGCCCGGGAGGCCTTCACGCGGCTGGGCGCGACCCCTTGGGAGCGGCGCGCCGCCGGGGAGCTTCGCGCGGCGGGCGAGGGCCGGTCGGAGCAGCCTGCCGCCGGGTCCGACCTGGACCGCCTGACGCCCCAGGAGTTGCAGGTGGTGCGGCTCGCGGCGACCGGTCTGACCAACCGGGACATCGGGGCCCAGTTGTTCCTCAGTCCACGGACGGTCGGGTACCACTTGTACAACGCGTACCCGAAGCTGGGCGTGGCCTCGCGGATGGAGCTGACCCGGCTGGACCTGGCGGTCTGA